The segment GCCACTTTAATGGCGAGCAGTTTGACCTAATTGTCTATGTGCCACCAACGCAATCCGGCGATTTGGTCAAGAATTTTGCTGAAAAAGTATCTGCTGCCTTGAGGATACCCATTTCTCACGGGCTGGTAAAACGGCGTGATACAAAGCCTCAGAAGGTCTTTCAGAACTCCCTATTGAAAAATGATAATGTGAAAGATGCTTTTGACTACGAGAATCCTGCCGAGGTTAAAGGCAAAAATGTTCTGTTAATTGACGACATTTGCGATAGCAGAGCAACAATCAAGGAGATCGGAAAATTAATGGGCAGGTTAGGCGTGAACAAAATTGCACCGTTGGTGATAGCGAAGACAATTGCTGGTGATATAATGGACGATAAACCAGACTTACCTGAAATTGAAACAGATACGGCGGACATAAGAGATGTAGATGGGATAGGGCGAATGCCGCAAGAAAGCTCAGAATATAACGCTCCTGTTCGAGATGAAGACCAAATTTTTCAGGCTTTACGGGAATGGTGGCTCAGAAAAGCGGAAGAAAATAGCTTGCCTCCTTATTGCATATTCCCTGATAAAACCCTGCACAACATTGCCCGAGCAAGACCCAGTTCTCTTTTGGATCTCCTAGACATAACGGGTTTTGGCAAGACGACAATCAAAAAATACGGTGATGATATTATTAAAATTATAAACGAACAGGAGAGGTAATATTATGGAAACGGGAGATTATCCCAACTGGATAACCATGGCGCATCTTCCCAACTGGAAAACAGCGAGTATATATGGTCTCCTTGTTGATATTGGTTATAACCATTACATTTCATTCGAAGAATTTTTTTCTCGTGATATCGCTACTCTGAAAGAAGATTTCGCTCTATCCTCAAAAGAATCTGAAGATATCTTACGAGCAAGAGAGGATCTACAAAATAACTCGTTTTTAGCAGAAGAACTTATTTCTGAGAGGGTTGAGTTAGTTCCTTTTGATTCTCCAGAATATCCAATAACATTAAAAAATAACTTGGGAACCAAATATGCTCCCCCTTTGCTGTATGCTAAAGGGAACACAAAATTATTTTTTGAAAATAAAGCAGCGATTGTGGGTTCACGAAATGTGAGTGATAAAGGTGCCGAATTTACCAAACGAATAGCTAGAAAATGTGCATCAGAGGATAAGGTTGTCGTAAGTGGATACGCAAAGGGAGTGGA is part of the Methanomicrobia archaeon genome and harbors:
- a CDS encoding HRDC domain-containing protein, with protein sequence MIIADLIEQGIVSGIAGGHSRKYQYQSDAPQLETAVFENQRKFKREELDKIMEYAETNKCRMFYLCEYLEDKDVRVCDKCDNCLGKKWTYEINVDWQQKVDDFENNYCPEIELVPRTQQERPLSERKSKLVNGVAFSNYGFSNVGSTIHRCKYENGGDFPDVLLNGVLRAYHSHFNGEQFDLIVYVPPTQSGDLVKNFAEKVSAALRIPISHGLVKRRDTKPQKVFQNSLLKNDNVKDAFDYENPAEVKGKNVLLIDDICDSRATIKEIGKLMGRLGVNKIAPLVIAKTIAGDIMDDKPDLPEIETDTADIRDVDGIGRMPQESSEYNAPVRDEDQIFQALREWWLRKAEENSLPPYCIFPDKTLHNIARARPSSLLDLLDITGFGKTTIKKYGDDIIKIINEQER
- a CDS encoding DNA-protecting protein DprA, whose amino-acid sequence is METGDYPNWITMAHLPNWKTASIYGLLVDIGYNHYISFEEFFSRDIATLKEDFALSSKESEDILRAREDLQNNSFLAEELISERVELVPFDSPEYPITLKNNLGTKYAPPLLYAKGNTKLFFENKAAIVGSRNVSDKGAEFTKRIARKCASEDKVVVSGYAKGVDRIALETAIENSGMGIVILPQGIMTFKSGFKKLYKYIIEGRVLVVSTYPPKAGWSVGLAMGRNVYLYGLAEEIYVAESDNKGGTWNGAIDGLGKRRKILVRKATPEEKCANNELIARGAIAVDDFGNIAKESRIYKGEYTENIA